A part of Deinococcus aerolatus genomic DNA contains:
- a CDS encoding cytochrome P450, producing the protein MTEFSERKTPKPAAAAGCPFGHSQPLTHEARDVASLPAVTRGEDGTYHVHRFAAVREVLKHDDVKQAGFMSEFASGNGPSLTNLPVLFAEGDHHHDMRRQTARYFTPASVAGYQPMIAELADRLVARLVRDGEANLDDLSLVLAVEVAAQVVGLTSSFVPGLEKRIMSFVDSGLDSQPGAAQRMGRGRQSLMQGHLAAFFLLDVKPAIAVRRRKRRDDLISHLLDHNYSDVEIVTECLTYATAGMVTTREFISAAAWQLLLHPELRADYVHGTEKERHAILHEILRLEPVVRTLYRRAAEDLTLDGQTVPAGSVMALHITDANADPEVVGSPANALCPMRPLPRGVQAPVLAFGDGHHRCPGAFLAIRESDAFLRRLLIWNDLEIVTPPTVGSNDTVKGYELRDFKVRLGQARGGSANA; encoded by the coding sequence ATGACTGAATTTTCCGAACGCAAGACCCCAAAGCCTGCAGCCGCCGCCGGATGCCCTTTCGGCCACAGTCAGCCCCTGACCCACGAGGCCAGGGACGTGGCCAGCCTGCCGGCCGTAACGCGCGGCGAGGACGGCACCTACCACGTGCACCGTTTCGCCGCCGTGCGCGAGGTACTGAAGCACGACGACGTGAAGCAGGCCGGGTTCATGTCCGAATTTGCCTCCGGCAACGGGCCGTCGCTGACCAATCTGCCGGTGCTGTTCGCCGAGGGAGACCACCACCACGACATGCGACGCCAGACTGCCAGGTATTTCACCCCGGCGTCGGTGGCCGGCTACCAGCCCATGATTGCCGAACTGGCCGACAGGCTGGTGGCGCGGCTGGTCCGGGACGGCGAGGCCAATCTGGATGACCTGAGCCTGGTGCTGGCGGTGGAGGTGGCCGCGCAGGTGGTGGGCCTGACCAGCAGCTTTGTGCCGGGGCTGGAAAAACGCATCATGAGCTTTGTCGACAGTGGCCTGGACAGCCAGCCGGGCGCGGCGCAGCGCATGGGCCGGGGCCGCCAGTCGCTGATGCAGGGCCATCTGGCCGCGTTCTTCCTGCTGGACGTCAAGCCTGCCATTGCCGTGCGCCGCCGTAAACGCCGCGACGACCTGATCAGCCACCTGCTCGACCACAACTACAGCGACGTCGAGATTGTCACTGAGTGCCTGACCTACGCCACGGCCGGCATGGTTACCACCCGCGAGTTCATCAGCGCCGCCGCGTGGCAACTGCTGCTGCACCCCGAACTGCGTGCCGACTATGTCCACGGCACGGAAAAGGAGCGCCACGCCATCCTGCACGAGATTCTGCGGCTGGAGCCGGTGGTCCGCACGCTGTACCGCCGCGCGGCCGAGGACCTGACGCTGGACGGACAGACGGTCCCGGCGGGCAGCGTGATGGCCCTGCATATCACCGACGCCAACGCCGATCCCGAAGTGGTGGGCTCTCCCGCCAACGCCCTGTGCCCCATGCGCCCGCTGCCGCGCGGCGTGCAGGCCCCGGTGCTGGCCTTTGGCGACGGGCACCACCGCTGCCCCGGCGCGTTCCTGGCGATCCGCGAGAGCGACGCCTTCCTGCGCCGACTGCTGATCTGGAACGACCTGGAAATCGTCACGCCCCCCACGGTGGGCAGCAACGACACGGTCAAGGGCTACGAACTGCGGGACTTCAAGGTCCGGTTAGGCCAGGCTCGCGGAGGCAGCGCGAACGCCTGA
- a CDS encoding S41 family peptidase, which translates to MPELRSLRMLLPALLLTLSVAEASPASDLFRAATDQVTRGYYGWSTADLKALNEKYDALLRVRCSEQGEACPYDTGREVLKDLFKEFGDAHTNVRDPEAAVRLREVTQDLAVQRTGARVVRVEGGLLVVSIMPGSPAEAEGLRVFDLLTTVNGQAAGKRGDENAPAGPNEFVRLEREGRPIRVTVRRPALPDQALSLSTRPLLARDVPTLSWAGADGRVAVISYPTFLPSDASTLFLERLNEAQAAGARGLIVDLRYNGGGSLTECVAAASIFAPVEYQSQTRYNGKLSTYSYTGVNGTRGHFLNLKTVPPGSAAWKGPAAVLVGPNTASCAEVFAYYAQRAGATVVGEKTRGVGNSGVVFGALPDGGVVSVTVLRAFNERGEALPEAITPDVLVPGDIPALTGEGRDVTLEAALQALELKAAK; encoded by the coding sequence GTGCCTGAACTCCGCTCCCTCCGCATGCTGCTTCCGGCGCTGCTGCTGACCCTGTCGGTGGCGGAAGCCAGCCCGGCCAGCGACCTGTTCCGCGCGGCGACCGACCAGGTCACGCGCGGGTACTACGGCTGGTCTACAGCGGACCTCAAGGCGTTGAACGAGAAATACGACGCCCTGCTGCGCGTCCGGTGTTCGGAGCAGGGCGAGGCCTGCCCCTACGACACGGGCCGCGAGGTGCTCAAAGACCTGTTCAAGGAGTTTGGCGACGCCCACACCAATGTCCGCGACCCGGAAGCGGCGGTGCGGCTGCGCGAGGTCACGCAGGACCTGGCTGTTCAGCGCACGGGGGCGCGGGTGGTGCGGGTGGAGGGCGGCCTGCTGGTGGTGTCGATCATGCCCGGCAGCCCCGCCGAGGCCGAGGGCCTGCGCGTGTTTGATCTGCTGACCACTGTAAATGGCCAGGCGGCGGGCAAGCGCGGCGACGAGAATGCCCCGGCCGGTCCCAACGAGTTTGTCCGGCTGGAGCGGGAAGGCCGGCCTATTCGCGTGACCGTCCGGCGGCCCGCGCTGCCGGACCAGGCCCTCAGCCTCAGCACCCGCCCCCTGCTGGCCCGCGACGTGCCTACCCTGTCCTGGGCGGGGGCGGATGGCCGGGTGGCGGTGATCTCCTACCCCACCTTCCTGCCCAGCGACGCCTCCACCCTGTTTCTGGAGCGGCTGAACGAGGCGCAGGCGGCGGGCGCACGCGGGCTGATCGTGGACCTGCGCTACAACGGCGGCGGCAGCCTGACCGAGTGCGTGGCCGCCGCCAGCATCTTTGCTCCGGTGGAGTACCAGTCGCAGACCCGCTACAACGGCAAACTGTCGACCTACAGCTACACCGGCGTGAACGGCACGCGGGGCCACTTTCTCAACCTGAAAACCGTGCCGCCGGGCAGCGCGGCCTGGAAGGGACCGGCCGCCGTCCTGGTGGGACCGAACACCGCGTCCTGCGCCGAGGTGTTCGCGTATTACGCCCAGCGGGCCGGGGCCACCGTCGTGGGCGAGAAGACCCGTGGCGTGGGCAACAGCGGCGTGGTCTTCGGTGCCCTGCCCGACGGCGGCGTGGTGTCGGTGACGGTTCTACGCGCCTTTAATGAGCGCGGCGAGGCCCTGCCGGAGGCCATCACGCCGGATGTGCTGGTTCCCGGCGACATTCCGGCGCTGACCGGCGAGGGCCGCGACGTGACGCTGGAGGCGGCCCTGCAGGCACTGGAACTGAAGGCGGCGAAGTAA
- a CDS encoding metallophosphoesterase: protein MTRQVVVIPDLHGRPDLLDAAVAEFPDAHFVGLGDAIDRGPRSMKTVEKLLALKKEGRATLLMGNHELMAASGLRWYRQYQGTHDMGDYRRAIEGFRAWMRAGGETVRSELGGLTLEQFPALLEEYLHDLKRVVYVSDDGEIHDQAPDVPSVLVAHASPPVRHQQYPDAMTAALWLRPYEGPFAMVEGVTYSVHGHTPVPVPARMGRHLYVDLGAYETGRLALTEVRPSGLPRVTVLCGRGTPSLGSKYPRFGEPIPVRAVDLPGAPPR, encoded by the coding sequence ATGACCCGCCAGGTGGTGGTGATCCCGGACCTGCACGGCCGACCAGACCTGCTGGACGCCGCCGTCGCCGAGTTCCCGGATGCCCATTTCGTGGGTTTGGGCGACGCCATCGACCGTGGGCCGCGCAGCATGAAAACGGTGGAAAAACTGCTGGCCCTGAAAAAGGAGGGCCGCGCCACGCTGCTGATGGGCAACCACGAGCTGATGGCCGCTTCGGGGCTGCGCTGGTACCGGCAGTACCAGGGCACGCACGACATGGGCGATTACCGCCGCGCCATCGAGGGCTTCCGTGCGTGGATGCGGGCCGGCGGCGAGACGGTCAGAAGCGAGCTGGGCGGCCTGACCCTCGAGCAGTTCCCGGCGCTGCTCGAAGAATACCTGCACGATCTCAAACGGGTGGTGTACGTCAGCGACGACGGCGAGATCCACGATCAGGCCCCCGATGTTCCCAGCGTGCTGGTGGCCCACGCCTCGCCGCCAGTGCGCCACCAGCAGTACCCGGACGCCATGACGGCGGCGCTGTGGCTGCGGCCCTACGAGGGGCCGTTCGCCATGGTCGAGGGCGTGACCTACAGCGTCCATGGGCACACGCCTGTCCCGGTGCCCGCCCGCATGGGCCGCCATCTGTACGTGGACCTGGGGGCTTACGAGACGGGCCGGCTGGCACTGACCGAGGTCCGACCCAGCGGGCTGCCGCGCGTCACGGTGCTGTGCGGACGCGGCACACCCAGTCTGGGCAGCAAGTACCCGCGTTTCGGCGAGCCGATTCCGGTCCGGGCCGTCGATCTGCCGGGCGCTCCTCCGCGCTGA
- a CDS encoding metallophosphoesterase, with amino-acid sequence MSASRLRGPILTRRRVLRGLAGGGLGVGLLGGVGAAQAYRFGMTRHTHALPGLTRPLRVAFLTDLHYGLFIYGGSVRAWVDAANAARPDLIVLGGDQMDYRADEPPAGLLAELRRLKAPLGVYGVWGNHDYGSVGKYHSPHYGPARDDWPQRRERLRVAYGEAGVTILRNQGRAVREDLYLAGVDDLWEGEVDLRAALAGKPGGGATLLVSHNPDLLPDLTPGIGLTLCGHTHGGQIRLPLIGAPVVPSRYGQRYAMGWVTGAHGTPAYISRGLGLSGVPLRSLCEPEVAVFALKPE; translated from the coding sequence ATGTCTGCGTCCCGTCTGCGAGGCCCCATCCTGACCCGCCGCCGCGTGCTGCGCGGGCTGGCGGGCGGCGGTCTGGGGGTGGGGCTGCTGGGAGGTGTGGGCGCGGCGCAGGCCTACCGCTTCGGCATGACGCGCCACACCCACGCGCTGCCCGGCTTGACCCGGCCGCTGCGGGTGGCCTTCCTGACCGATCTGCATTACGGCCTGTTTATCTACGGGGGCAGCGTCCGCGCCTGGGTAGACGCTGCCAACGCCGCCCGCCCGGACCTGATCGTGCTGGGTGGTGACCAGATGGACTACCGCGCCGACGAGCCGCCCGCCGGTCTGCTGGCCGAACTGCGCCGGCTGAAGGCCCCGCTGGGCGTGTACGGCGTGTGGGGCAACCATGACTACGGCAGCGTCGGCAAGTACCACAGCCCGCACTATGGCCCGGCCCGAGACGACTGGCCGCAGCGGCGTGAGCGCCTGCGCGTGGCCTACGGGGAGGCGGGCGTGACCATCCTGCGTAACCAGGGCCGTGCGGTGCGGGAGGACCTGTACCTGGCCGGGGTGGATGATCTGTGGGAAGGCGAGGTCGATCTGCGGGCCGCCCTCGCCGGGAAGCCGGGCGGGGGCGCCACACTGCTGGTCAGTCACAATCCCGATCTGCTGCCGGACCTGACGCCGGGCATCGGCCTGACGCTGTGCGGCCACACCCACGGCGGCCAGATCCGCCTGCCGTTGATTGGGGCGCCGGTGGTACCCAGCCGTTACGGCCAGCGCTACGCGATGGGTTGGGTCACGGGGGCACACGGCACGCCCGCCTATATCAGCCGGGGCCTGGGCCTGAGTGGGGTGCCGCTACGCAGCCTGTGCGAGCCAGAAGTGGCGGTGTTCGCGTTAAAGCCCGAATGA
- a CDS encoding peroxiredoxin-like family protein: MTSFAEPITPAVLMPRQSVPALDVPLVSGGRYTPGSNAGKNFDLIVFYRGLHCPICVKYLLELERLADKYAEHGVRVVAISSDGEERARKMAEKVGAKGIEFGYDLGLDTARRWGLYISASRGVTSTGLEEPGLFSEPGVFLVRPDGTLYYGSVQTMPFARPPFADLLGAVQYALDKDYPARGEYGGEV; this comes from the coding sequence ATGACATCTTTTGCTGAGCCAATCACCCCCGCCGTCCTGATGCCCCGTCAGAGCGTCCCAGCGCTGGACGTGCCGCTGGTGTCGGGCGGGCGTTACACCCCTGGCAGCAATGCTGGGAAGAACTTTGATCTCATCGTGTTTTACCGCGGCCTGCACTGTCCAATCTGCGTCAAGTATCTGCTGGAACTGGAACGTCTGGCCGACAAATACGCCGAGCATGGCGTGCGGGTCGTCGCCATCAGCAGTGACGGCGAGGAGCGCGCCCGCAAGATGGCCGAGAAGGTGGGGGCGAAAGGCATCGAGTTCGGATATGACCTGGGTCTGGACACGGCGCGGCGCTGGGGCCTGTACATCAGCGCTTCACGCGGCGTCACCTCGACCGGCCTCGAAGAGCCTGGGCTGTTCAGCGAACCTGGCGTTTTTCTGGTTCGTCCCGACGGCACGCTGTACTACGGCTCGGTCCAGACCATGCCGTTTGCCCGCCCCCCGTTCGCCGATCTGCTGGGCGCGGTTCAATACGCCCTGGACAAGGATTACCCGGCACGCGGCGAGTACGGAGGCGAGGTCTGA
- a CDS encoding MarR family winged helix-turn-helix transcriptional regulator, producing MSEHHGGVSSSLPSPPVDAELGSPELRFLTALWNTWQALTTVGEARLRARHGLDLRGFIALSYLQGGAQQPADLARELGVPRYEVSRVLSALDGLGAVTRERGAPLSGGDGRGVIVRITPAGRERWTAALQTVCTLTGPPLAHLDTGAQLALIQTLQGVAQAARQSTETLANPNRSAPHD from the coding sequence ATGAGCGAGCATCATGGCGGCGTGAGTTCCTCTCTTCCATCCCCCCCTGTCGATGCTGAGCTGGGCAGTCCGGAACTGCGGTTCCTGACGGCGCTGTGGAACACCTGGCAGGCGCTGACCACGGTGGGCGAGGCCCGGCTGCGCGCCCGGCACGGGCTGGACCTGCGGGGATTCATCGCGCTGTCGTATCTGCAGGGCGGGGCGCAGCAGCCCGCCGATCTGGCCCGTGAACTGGGCGTGCCGCGCTACGAGGTCAGCCGGGTGCTGTCGGCACTGGACGGTCTGGGGGCCGTGACCCGCGAACGCGGCGCCCCCCTGAGCGGGGGCGATGGCCGGGGCGTGATCGTCCGCATCACCCCGGCAGGGCGCGAACGCTGGACGGCGGCCCTGCAAACGGTGTGCACCCTGACCGGCCCCCCACTGGCCCACCTGGACACCGGAGCGCAACTGGCCCTGATCCAGACCCTGCAAGGCGTCGCGCAGGCCGCCCGGCAGTCGACCGAAACCCTTGCCAACCCCAACAGGAGTGCCCCCCATGACTGA
- a CDS encoding GNAT family N-acetyltransferase, with translation MTLTDVTVVPFAPAAAPPGQRLAVGQLIADTFASAYPDDPPLNAGKQALELGQQLPEERTAHFVVWDDPEGQGLPELGSSSLDSQALAWGSLNYDTQQNLHLAHARLIVHPHHRRQGLGRALAQALNAAARRQGRRTVTFVTSDRHPGGEAFAHRLGAEAALPMRQSRLALAGVDRERVERWQRRPADDPHRLHTWDAAVPEEYLERVADLMMVMNTAPRGGLDMDDWRITPQMVRAWEANAAESGEHRPLLVVEDTRSGELMGYTDVSWRPERAAIVYQSATAVRPAVRGQGLGKWLKAAMLDHIAQRCPGAQVIQTNNAEQNAAMLGINEALGFRPWVAITEWQLRLK, from the coding sequence ATGACCCTGACCGACGTGACCGTGGTGCCGTTCGCTCCCGCCGCCGCGCCGCCTGGGCAGCGGCTGGCGGTGGGGCAACTGATCGCCGACACCTTCGCCAGCGCCTATCCGGATGACCCGCCGCTGAACGCCGGGAAGCAGGCGCTGGAGCTGGGCCAGCAGCTGCCCGAGGAGCGGACCGCGCATTTCGTCGTCTGGGACGATCCAGAGGGCCAGGGATTGCCTGAACTGGGATCATCATCGCTGGATTCACAGGCGCTGGCCTGGGGCAGCCTGAACTACGACACCCAGCAGAACCTCCATCTGGCCCACGCGCGGCTGATTGTGCATCCGCACCACCGCCGTCAGGGGCTGGGCCGCGCGCTGGCACAGGCGCTGAACGCCGCAGCGCGCCGTCAGGGGCGACGCACCGTGACCTTCGTGACCTCTGACCGACATCCCGGCGGGGAGGCGTTTGCCCACCGGCTGGGGGCCGAGGCTGCCCTGCCGATGCGCCAGAGCCGCCTTGCGCTGGCTGGGGTGGACCGCGAACGGGTGGAGCGCTGGCAACGCAGGCCCGCAGACGACCCCCATCGGCTGCACACCTGGGACGCCGCCGTTCCAGAGGAGTATCTGGAGCGCGTGGCCGATCTGATGATGGTCATGAACACCGCGCCCAGGGGCGGGCTGGACATGGACGACTGGCGCATCACGCCCCAGATGGTCCGCGCCTGGGAGGCCAACGCGGCGGAAAGCGGCGAGCACCGCCCTCTGCTGGTGGTGGAAGACACCCGCAGCGGTGAGCTGATGGGCTACACCGATGTCTCCTGGCGGCCCGAGCGCGCGGCCATCGTGTACCAGAGCGCGACGGCCGTTCGCCCCGCCGTCCGTGGTCAGGGCCTGGGCAAATGGCTCAAGGCGGCCATGCTGGACCACATCGCGCAGCGCTGCCCCGGCGCACAGGTGATCCAGACCAACAACGCCGAGCAGAACGCCGCCATGCTGGGCATCAACGAGGCGCTGGGCTTCAGACCGTGGGTGGCCATCACCGAATGGCAGCTCAGGCTGAAGTAA
- the speA gene encoding biosynthetic arginine decarboxylase, with product MTVTKSSLNIPAFNTIDAAELYQVPNWSGGWFRVSDRGQMEVTPAPGLHAPLREIVDEIVERGESLPVILRFPQVIAGRVKHLNESFQNAITEYGYNNHYQGVFPIKVNQRRVVVESVAAAGYDYAHGLEAGSKAELALCLAQRMHPDALLCCNGFKDDGFIKLALWGRTLGKNVVITIEKFSELDRILKQARALGVKPAIGVRFKLHARGSGQWEESGGDQAKFGLNAYELLRVVERLKEEDMLDSLVMLHTHIGSQITDIRRVKVAVREATQTYAGMIAAGAKLKYLNVGGGLGVDYDGSKTTFYASMNYTVREYAADIVYTIQEVCKAREVPEPVIISESGRALTAHHAVLIMPVVDVTGPTRDLEDLAPANEDSHQIVKDMEDVLENITLRNYRESYNDAVGDKQTLHNLFDLGYVTLLDRARGEALFNAILRRIAKLIQNEKYVPDELEDLQKVLADKFICNFSLFQSLPDNWAIQALFPIVPLDRLNEQPTRQATIVDITCDSDGKIDKFIDLRDVKSTLLLHEPGERPYYLGTFLMGAYQDVLGSAHNLFGKVSEAHVTVKPGGKFHIDLFVRGQKARRMIESMGYEEPMLRDAIEDQADAAIKHGILTDGQENELLDDYGEELLGYTYLEYEEG from the coding sequence GTGACGGTCACTAAATCATCCCTGAATATCCCTGCTTTTAACACCATCGACGCCGCCGAGCTATATCAGGTGCCCAACTGGAGCGGCGGCTGGTTCCGCGTCTCCGACCGGGGCCAGATGGAAGTCACGCCGGCCCCCGGCCTGCACGCGCCGCTGCGCGAGATTGTCGACGAGATCGTCGAGCGCGGCGAGAGTCTGCCCGTGATCCTGCGTTTTCCGCAGGTGATCGCCGGGCGCGTCAAGCACCTCAACGAGTCGTTCCAGAACGCCATCACCGAGTACGGCTACAACAACCACTACCAGGGCGTGTTTCCCATCAAGGTCAACCAGCGCCGCGTGGTGGTGGAGTCGGTGGCCGCCGCCGGCTACGACTACGCCCACGGCCTGGAGGCAGGCAGCAAGGCCGAACTGGCGCTGTGTCTGGCCCAGCGCATGCACCCCGACGCGCTGCTGTGCTGCAACGGCTTCAAGGACGACGGCTTTATCAAGCTGGCCCTGTGGGGCCGCACGCTGGGCAAGAATGTGGTCATCACCATCGAGAAGTTCAGCGAGCTGGACCGGATTCTCAAGCAGGCCAGGGCGCTGGGCGTCAAGCCCGCCATCGGCGTGCGCTTCAAGCTGCACGCACGCGGCAGCGGGCAGTGGGAGGAATCTGGCGGCGATCAGGCCAAGTTCGGGCTCAACGCCTACGAATTGCTGCGCGTCGTGGAGCGCCTGAAAGAAGAGGACATGCTCGACAGTCTGGTGATGCTGCACACCCATATCGGCTCGCAGATCACCGACATCCGCCGCGTGAAGGTGGCCGTGCGCGAGGCCACCCAGACCTACGCGGGCATGATCGCGGCGGGGGCCAAGCTCAAGTACCTTAACGTGGGCGGCGGCCTGGGCGTGGACTACGACGGCTCCAAGACCACCTTCTACGCCTCAATGAACTACACCGTGCGTGAGTACGCCGCCGACATCGTGTACACCATTCAGGAGGTCTGCAAGGCGCGCGAGGTGCCCGAACCCGTGATCATCAGCGAGTCGGGCCGCGCCCTGACCGCGCACCACGCCGTGCTGATCATGCCGGTCGTGGACGTGACTGGCCCCACCCGTGACCTGGAAGACCTGGCCCCTGCCAACGAGGACAGCCATCAGATCGTCAAGGACATGGAAGACGTGCTGGAAAACATCACGCTGCGCAACTACCGCGAGTCCTACAATGACGCGGTGGGCGACAAGCAGACGCTGCACAACCTGTTTGATCTGGGCTACGTGACCCTTTTGGACCGGGCGCGCGGCGAGGCGCTGTTCAATGCCATCCTGCGCCGCATCGCCAAGCTGATTCAGAACGAGAAGTATGTGCCGGACGAACTCGAAGACCTGCAGAAGGTGCTGGCCGACAAGTTCATCTGCAACTTCTCGCTGTTCCAGAGCCTGCCGGACAACTGGGCCATCCAGGCGCTGTTTCCCATCGTGCCCCTGGACCGCCTGAACGAGCAGCCGACGCGGCAGGCCACCATTGTGGACATCACCTGCGACAGCGACGGCAAGATCGACAAGTTCATCGACCTGCGCGACGTGAAATCCACGCTGCTGCTGCACGAGCCGGGGGAACGCCCGTACTACCTGGGCACCTTTTTAATGGGCGCGTATCAGGACGTGCTGGGCAGCGCTCACAACCTGTTCGGCAAGGTCAGCGAGGCGCACGTGACGGTCAAGCCTGGGGGCAAGTTCCACATCGACCTGTTCGTGCGCGGACAGAAGGCCCGGCGCATGATCGAGTCGATGGGCTACGAGGAACCCATGCTGCGTGACGCCATCGAGGACCAGGCCGACGCCGCCATCAAGCACGGGATCCTGACCGACGGCCAGGAAAACGAACTGCTCGACGACTACGGCGAGGAGTTGCTGGGCTACACCTACCTGGAGTACGAGGAGGGCTGA
- a CDS encoding asparaginase: MTRTGTQVARVVFTRGAVDESIHEVHLAVVDAAGTVIARCGDAGLVTFPRSSSKPAQALPLALAAPELPSDELAVACASHAGTPEHRMTVMRLLERSGSTVADLRCGTHPPFDPATAATLIRAGEAPSPLHHNCSGKHAGMLLTCVLNGWPKDGYTEHGHPLQVRIRELHAELGGVDLEQVEAGTDGCSVPAFALPLHAVARIFAGLAHPAGAHAQALERIFAAMTSHPFLVAGLGRLDTTLMPLVPGLVAKMGAEAFYGIGLRDSPHGPLGVAFKISDGGERARAHVALAVLEALGLPLTPELRALAPATLHNWAGREVGGVRVELPLALG; this comes from the coding sequence ATGACACGGACTGGAACCCAGGTGGCCCGAGTGGTCTTCACGCGCGGCGCGGTAGACGAGAGCATTCACGAGGTTCATCTGGCTGTGGTTGACGCGGCCGGAACGGTCATTGCCCGTTGCGGCGACGCCGGTCTGGTGACCTTTCCGCGCAGCAGCAGCAAGCCGGCGCAGGCGCTGCCGCTGGCCCTGGCGGCCCCCGAACTGCCGTCCGATGAACTAGCCGTCGCCTGCGCCAGCCACGCCGGAACCCCGGAACACCGCATGACCGTGATGCGCCTGCTGGAGCGTTCCGGCAGCACCGTGGCTGATCTGAGATGCGGCACGCACCCGCCCTTCGACCCGGCGACGGCAGCCACGCTAATTCGTGCGGGCGAGGCCCCGTCGCCGCTGCACCACAACTGCTCGGGCAAGCACGCCGGGATGCTGCTGACCTGCGTGTTGAACGGCTGGCCCAAAGACGGATACACCGAACACGGTCACCCGCTGCAGGTGCGGATTCGAGAGCTGCACGCCGAGTTGGGCGGTGTCGATCTCGAACAGGTGGAAGCGGGCACCGACGGCTGCAGCGTTCCGGCCTTCGCGCTGCCGCTGCACGCCGTCGCCCGGATTTTTGCGGGGCTGGCGCACCCTGCTGGAGCCCACGCGCAGGCGCTGGAACGCATCTTCGCGGCCATGACCAGCCACCCGTTTCTGGTGGCGGGGCTGGGGCGCCTGGACACCACACTGATGCCGCTGGTGCCGGGTCTGGTGGCCAAGATGGGCGCGGAGGCGTTCTACGGCATCGGCCTGCGGGACAGCCCGCACGGGCCGCTGGGCGTGGCCTTCAAGATCTCAGACGGCGGCGAGCGGGCGCGGGCGCATGTGGCACTGGCCGTGCTGGAGGCGCTGGGCTTGCCGCTGACGCCCGAACTACGCGCCCTGGCCCCGGCCACGCTGCACAACTGGGCCGGGCGTGAGGTGGGCGGTGTGCGGGTGGAGTTGCCGCTGGCGCTCGGCTGA